A region from the Wansuia hejianensis genome encodes:
- a CDS encoding MATE family efflux transporter, translated as MNFLKDREGYFFTNKALVKLIIPLIVEQFLAVLVGLADSIMVASVGEAAVSGVSLVDTIFILLINVFAALATGGAVVCGQFLGRKKKKEACGAADQLVLFTTVFSVGIMLLVYVCRPFILNVVFGKIEADVSYNANLYLMIVAASIPMISLYNAGAAIFRMMGDSKTAMFMSLFMNGINITGNAILLYGLKWGVEGAAIPTLVSRMIAGVVMIALLFNQKKVLHLSRPIVVKFQWPVLKKILHIGVPNGLENSMFQLGKILVLSMVSSFGTASIAANAVSNSLATFQILPGMAMGLALLTVTAQCVGAGSYEQVRYYTKKLVVLTHFMIMITALAIIALLPLILGIYGLSSEATQLTTQMIIYHGICTFTIWPLSFTLPNTLRAANDVKYCMWVSILSMWICRIGFSWVLGKELGWGVFGVWVAMTLDWVVRAVFFLIRYIRGKWQLQR; from the coding sequence ATGAATTTTCTAAAAGACCGTGAAGGCTATTTCTTCACAAATAAAGCGCTGGTTAAGTTAATAATTCCCCTGATTGTAGAGCAGTTCCTGGCGGTGCTGGTGGGTCTGGCCGATTCTATCATGGTAGCCAGCGTCGGCGAAGCGGCGGTATCGGGCGTGTCGCTCGTCGATACGATATTTATACTGCTGATTAATGTGTTCGCGGCGCTGGCGACCGGCGGAGCGGTAGTCTGCGGGCAGTTTCTGGGAAGGAAGAAAAAAAAGGAGGCCTGCGGAGCGGCAGATCAGCTAGTTTTGTTTACAACTGTATTTTCCGTGGGGATTATGCTTCTGGTCTATGTGTGCCGTCCGTTTATCCTGAACGTAGTATTTGGCAAGATTGAAGCAGATGTGTCTTACAACGCCAATCTATATCTGATGATTGTTGCGGCGTCTATTCCGATGATTTCCCTGTATAATGCGGGCGCTGCTATTTTCCGGATGATGGGTGATTCCAAGACTGCCATGTTCATGTCACTGTTCATGAACGGCATTAATATTACCGGGAATGCGATCCTGCTTTACGGGCTGAAATGGGGCGTCGAGGGCGCGGCGATTCCCACGCTGGTGTCCAGGATGATTGCCGGCGTAGTTATGATTGCGCTGCTGTTCAATCAGAAAAAGGTATTACATCTTTCCCGGCCGATTGTGGTGAAGTTCCAATGGCCGGTTTTGAAGAAAATCTTACATATCGGCGTGCCAAACGGTTTGGAGAACAGCATGTTCCAGCTGGGGAAAATATTGGTCCTGTCGATGGTTTCGTCTTTTGGAACGGCGTCCATCGCGGCAAATGCGGTTTCCAATTCCCTTGCCACTTTTCAGATCCTTCCGGGTATGGCGATGGGCCTGGCGCTTCTGACTGTGACCGCCCAGTGTGTCGGTGCGGGCAGCTACGAGCAGGTGCGTTATTATACGAAGAAGCTTGTGGTGCTGACTCATTTTATGATTATGATTACGGCACTGGCGATTATCGCACTGCTGCCGCTGATCCTGGGTATCTATGGATTGTCCTCTGAGGCGACGCAGCTGACGACTCAGATGATTATTTATCACGGCATCTGTACTTTTACGATCTGGCCGCTGTCGTTTACCTTGCCGAATACGCTGAGAGCGGCGAATGATGTGAAATATTGCATGTGGGTATCTATTCTGTCCATGTGGATCTGCCGGATCGGTTTTAGCTGGGTTCTGGGTAAAGAGCTTGGTTGGGGTGTGTTTGGCGTGTGGGTGGCCATGACTCTCGACTGGGTAGTGCGGGCGGTTTTCTTCCTGATCCGTTACATCCGCGGAAAATGGCAGCTTCAGAGATAA
- the spoIIID gene encoding sporulation transcriptional regulator SpoIIID, with product MKDYIEERAIEIASYIIEKKATVRQTAKKFGISKSTVHKDVTDRLIQINPDLAARARKVLDVNKSERHIRGGLATREKYRHQGN from the coding sequence TTGAAGGATTATATTGAAGAGCGCGCAATTGAAATTGCGTCTTATATTATTGAGAAGAAGGCCACAGTACGTCAGACAGCAAAGAAATTTGGCATCAGCAAAAGTACGGTACATAAGGATGTTACGGACCGCCTGATTCAGATTAACCCTGATCTGGCCGCCCGGGCCAGGAAGGTTCTGGATGTTAATAAATCTGAGAGACATATCCGGGGAGGACTGGCCACCAGAGAAAAATACCGTCATCAGGGCAACTGA
- a CDS encoding histidine kinase N-terminal 7TM domain-containing protein, producing MTKSNSKKYSTILYVALAIFTAMVLRQIARWADAPLDWFCGMIRSAIYIELFIAWGVSLHRRIIQPQVRRYLTSISVLVVFWMTVRTIRYSLDECIWLMRYLWYLYYLPMLLIPLLAVFVALSLGKPDNFRLSKWTGLLYIPTAALLLLVLTNDLHQFVFVFPEDAIVWVNDYSYALGYFLAVGWVVSCTITALVVMLIKCRIPHSRTVLMLPFAPAVVALIYGVLYYFRVPWLKFLTGDMTVVFCLLIVAILECCIECGLIQSNTGYEELFMVSRLGAQITNQENAVCLASANARALTEEQRISTKTQTVSADKSMIVKSQPIGFGHVLWQENVAELTEAIEQIEENCRDLAEHNRIRQENLKTRKKILALQEKNRVSDLLHRETAGQIDLIDRMLAQYDTETDDRKRSRLLGGAAVVGAYIKRYGNLLLIGERTETADIRDLARCFDESFINLELLGVNCLHTLPSDIILATKDMLQVYRSFEAAVETSLSDLQYVWINVRKSKEGLFLKMEFVCDSDLSHLAPMANAFSFEDGAYRFTFKLQGGGEER from the coding sequence ATGACGAAATCAAATTCAAAAAAATACAGCACCATTCTATATGTAGCCCTTGCTATTTTTACAGCGATGGTGCTGCGGCAGATTGCCCGTTGGGCAGACGCCCCACTGGACTGGTTTTGCGGTATGATTCGCTCTGCCATATACATTGAACTGTTTATCGCTTGGGGCGTTTCCCTGCACAGGCGGATCATTCAGCCACAGGTGCGCCGCTATCTCACTTCGATTTCTGTGTTGGTGGTATTTTGGATGACAGTCAGGACAATTCGGTATTCGTTGGATGAATGTATATGGTTGATGCGATATCTCTGGTATTTGTACTATCTGCCCATGTTGCTTATTCCGCTTCTGGCGGTGTTCGTTGCTTTGTCGTTGGGAAAACCGGATAACTTTCGTTTGTCGAAGTGGACGGGGCTTCTTTACATACCTACCGCTGCACTGTTACTGCTTGTGCTGACCAATGACCTGCATCAGTTCGTATTCGTTTTTCCGGAAGATGCGATTGTATGGGTAAATGATTATAGTTATGCCTTAGGCTATTTTCTGGCAGTCGGATGGGTGGTATCTTGTACTATAACAGCTCTTGTTGTCATGCTGATCAAATGCCGTATTCCACACAGCCGGACTGTTTTGATGCTGCCTTTCGCCCCTGCTGTAGTAGCGTTGATCTATGGTGTTCTTTATTATTTCCGTGTTCCGTGGCTGAAATTTCTGACGGGAGATATGACTGTTGTATTCTGTTTGCTTATTGTCGCTATACTGGAATGCTGCATTGAGTGTGGATTGATCCAGAGTAATACTGGTTATGAAGAGCTGTTCATGGTCAGCAGGCTCGGTGCACAGATCACAAATCAGGAGAATGCTGTCTGTCTTGCCAGCGCCAATGCAAGAGCATTGACAGAAGAACAGAGGATAAGCACCAAAACACAGACTGTTTCGGCAGATAAAAGTATGATTGTCAAAAGTCAGCCCATTGGATTTGGCCATGTGCTATGGCAGGAGAATGTTGCTGAACTGACCGAAGCAATCGAGCAGATTGAAGAAAACTGTCGTGATCTTGCGGAGCACAACCGTATTCGGCAGGAAAATCTGAAAACGAGAAAAAAGATTCTTGCGCTTCAGGAAAAGAACCGGGTAAGTGACCTGCTTCACAGGGAAACAGCCGGGCAGATTGACTTGATTGATCGGATGCTGGCACAGTATGATACGGAGACAGATGATAGAAAACGCAGCAGGCTTCTTGGCGGGGCAGCAGTTGTGGGCGCCTATATAAAACGATATGGAAATCTGCTGCTTATCGGCGAGCGCACGGAAACAGCGGATATACGTGATCTGGCAAGGTGTTTTGATGAGTCTTTTATCAATCTGGAATTGCTTGGCGTGAATTGCCTCCATACGCTGCCATCGGATATTATTTTGGCAACGAAGGATATGCTTCAGGTTTACCGCAGCTTTGAAGCAGCAGTGGAAACCAGTCTCAGCGACCTTCAATATGTATGGATCAATGTCCGGAAAAGCAAAGAAGGATTGTTTCTGAAAATGGAATTTGTCTGTGATTCGGATCTTTCTCATCTGGCACCGATGGCAAATGCGTTTTCTTTTGAGGATGGAGCATACCGCTTTACGTTCAAACTGCAGGGAGGCGGTGAGGAAAGATGA
- a CDS encoding MerR family transcriptional regulator — translation MKGYLSIREISYKWGVSERRVNQYCTQGRIPGAERFGRSWAIPEDAEKPTDPRKGNNDRSHTPKEE, via the coding sequence ATGAAAGGATATCTCTCCATACGGGAAATTTCATACAAATGGGGTGTATCGGAACGCCGTGTCAATCAGTATTGCACCCAGGGGCGTATTCCCGGCGCTGAGCGTTTTGGGCGTTCATGGGCGATTCCAGAGGATGCCGAAAAACCGACGGATCCACGTAAAGGGAATAACGACCGATCCCATACCCCGAAAGAAGAATAA
- a CDS encoding YodL domain-containing protein: MGSKIYCLGSDGSKGEYASKEMIQAHDGLFGMEAQMWERIKDNNLDYAEENLGAFQEPMSVIEQDEALKLYDAGADIYLITNFSSPMYVTERMEIERGPEQYQMSITELERFRNLEWEMQKYPQIQSLKEANLLLGTRRTFGIYQIRDDSSGDNYAFMNMRFIESHGMQIKKEDYKLVYVGELSGNMSLEDIFERFNIDRPKDFRGHSLSVSDIVVLNDGEIVTAHFVDSISFEQLDSFLNLEEQVLSELAYEVGERYFAIQRTEEGYDYSFYDEDFRLMDGGVYENDEISIEEAAEELLEDEGWTGERIRGDYDQLMEKVEEMDEIVMAAIQKSQGEYKPLAKIEELEEANYNMIDNLLNNMSPKKEPYLEYFATECDEFHDMGAYEKSTDVNQIVAVYEKYRENPETAYLGCSMGIIYRDPEDSYYDEAEFAIVKGNTVFGNLMDDVRFYGELALVREGIEKIHEALPDYKFVPMRDVREAMYPEKMTTEQLAEALDEIAEAFDLYEYRDNVEMGENTVQEAMLDLQSGNIHYYISYLKDIVDEECDLSVRAGVLMERLKAYEPELPKDMQPMVYVNYCEESNLMNPRCQKLSELDTKTVEQDKAWYADRDPNTNEPKTTAQMFFTVYYAEKGDKMLHHFQGRIDIGTGNGGIISQLKMQNEMKLADESWISYQQGKGNEEYQKYMEDLTDMQNHVLPYLQSFCSQEEKGVKERREQQVAEKNESREAVPRTGVEANTAVKDAGKAERKAITEKKTMTGKEKKPSIHERLEINKRIIQEKQGKDKPERGADLSVRTV; the protein is encoded by the coding sequence ATGGGTTCTAAGATTTATTGCCTGGGAAGTGATGGCAGTAAAGGTGAATATGCGAGTAAAGAAATGATACAGGCACACGACGGTTTGTTTGGAATGGAAGCTCAGATGTGGGAACGGATAAAGGATAACAACCTAGATTATGCAGAAGAAAATTTAGGAGCATTTCAGGAGCCTATGAGTGTCATTGAGCAGGATGAAGCACTGAAATTATACGATGCAGGAGCAGATATCTATCTGATCACTAATTTTTCATCACCGATGTATGTCACAGAACGCATGGAAATTGAACGAGGACCAGAGCAATATCAGATGTCTATAACAGAACTGGAGCGTTTCCGTAACCTGGAATGGGAAATGCAGAAGTATCCACAGATTCAGTCATTGAAAGAAGCAAACCTGTTATTAGGAACAAGACGGACATTTGGAATTTATCAGATCCGGGATGATTCATCGGGCGACAACTATGCATTTATGAATATGCGCTTTATTGAAAGTCATGGTATGCAGATAAAAAAAGAAGATTATAAGCTGGTCTATGTTGGTGAATTATCGGGAAATATGTCACTGGAAGATATTTTTGAAAGGTTCAACATTGACAGACCGAAAGACTTCCGTGGGCATTCCCTGTCTGTTAGTGATATCGTAGTTCTGAATGACGGGGAAATAGTAACTGCCCATTTTGTAGACAGTATCAGTTTTGAACAGCTGGATTCTTTCCTGAATCTGGAAGAACAGGTTCTTAGTGAACTGGCATATGAGGTAGGAGAACGGTATTTTGCTATTCAGAGAACAGAAGAAGGATATGATTATTCCTTTTACGATGAAGATTTCCGCTTGATGGATGGTGGCGTTTATGAGAATGATGAAATTTCTATTGAAGAAGCGGCGGAGGAACTTTTGGAAGACGAAGGCTGGACTGGAGAACGCATCCGTGGAGATTATGATCAGTTGATGGAAAAAGTAGAAGAAATGGATGAGATTGTAATGGCAGCGATTCAGAAAAGCCAAGGCGAATATAAACCACTAGCAAAGATAGAGGAACTGGAAGAGGCAAATTACAACATGATTGACAATCTACTCAACAATATGTCACCGAAGAAAGAGCCTTATCTGGAATATTTCGCCACAGAATGCGATGAGTTTCACGATATGGGGGCTTATGAAAAAAGTACCGATGTTAATCAGATCGTTGCAGTCTATGAAAAATATAGAGAGAATCCAGAAACTGCATATCTTGGATGCTCAATGGGAATTATTTATCGTGATCCGGAAGACAGTTACTATGATGAAGCTGAATTTGCAATCGTAAAAGGAAATACCGTATTTGGAAATCTAATGGATGATGTTCGGTTTTATGGGGAGCTTGCACTGGTAAGGGAAGGAATTGAGAAAATTCATGAAGCATTACCTGATTATAAGTTCGTTCCGATGAGGGATGTGCGAGAAGCAATGTATCCAGAGAAGATGACCACAGAACAACTGGCTGAGGCATTGGATGAGATTGCAGAAGCGTTTGACCTATATGAGTATCGGGATAATGTGGAGATGGGAGAAAATACGGTACAGGAAGCAATGCTGGATTTACAAAGTGGCAATATTCATTATTATATTTCATACTTGAAAGATATTGTAGACGAAGAATGCGACCTGTCTGTTCGTGCAGGTGTATTGATGGAAAGGCTGAAAGCCTATGAACCGGAACTTCCAAAAGATATGCAACCAATGGTGTATGTAAACTATTGTGAAGAAAGTAATCTCATGAATCCAAGATGTCAGAAATTGTCTGAACTGGATACAAAAACCGTAGAACAGGACAAAGCCTGGTATGCTGATCGTGATCCAAACACCAACGAACCAAAAACGACAGCACAGATGTTTTTTACAGTATATTATGCTGAGAAGGGCGACAAGATGCTGCATCATTTTCAAGGTAGGATAGATATTGGTACCGGAAACGGCGGTATCATCAGTCAATTAAAGATGCAGAATGAAATGAAATTGGCAGATGAAAGCTGGATCAGTTATCAGCAAGGAAAAGGCAATGAAGAGTATCAGAAGTATATGGAAGATCTGACGGACATGCAGAATCATGTGCTGCCGTATTTACAGAGCTTTTGCAGCCAGGAAGAAAAAGGTGTGAAGGAGAGACGAGAACAGCAGGTAGCAGAGAAAAATGAGAGCAGAGAAGCTGTGCCAAGAACTGGCGTTGAAGCAAATACAGCAGTTAAGGATGCGGGGAAAGCTGAAAGAAAGGCAATAACAGAGAAAAAGACAATGACAGGAAAAGAGAAGAAACCGTCGATTCATGAACGTCTGGAAATCAATAAGAGAATCATCCAGGAAAAACAGGGAAAAGATAAACCGGAGAGAGGAGCTGATTTGAGTGTAAGGACGGTGTAG
- a CDS encoding sugar kinase, protein MAKKVITFGEIMLRLAPEGYYRFVQADSFGATYGGGEANVAVSLANYGFDAKFVTKLPTHEIGQAAVNSLRKYGVDTSYIARGGSRVGIYFLEKGASQRPSKVIYDRAGSSIATASPEDFDWKTIFDGADWFHFTGITPALNDQVAGICLDACKAAKEAGLTISCDLNYRNKLWSKEKAGQVMGKLCEYVDVCIANEEDAADVFGIKAAGTDVTAGAVNHEGYKDVARQLAERFGFSRVAITLRESLSANDNNWSAMLYDGTGYYFSKKYKMHIVDRVGGGDSFGGGLICASLNNYEPQAAIEFAVAASCLKHTIEGDMNMVSMDEVLRLAGGDGSGRVQR, encoded by the coding sequence ATGGCTAAGAAAGTGATAACATTTGGAGAAATCATGTTGAGGCTGGCCCCGGAAGGCTATTACCGCTTCGTGCAGGCCGATTCCTTCGGCGCAACCTATGGCGGCGGCGAGGCAAATGTGGCTGTTTCACTGGCCAATTACGGATTTGACGCAAAATTTGTAACCAAGCTGCCCACCCATGAGATCGGCCAGGCTGCTGTAAATTCTCTGAGAAAATATGGGGTCGACACCTCTTACATAGCGCGGGGCGGCAGCCGTGTCGGTATCTATTTCCTGGAAAAGGGTGCTTCCCAGCGGCCTTCCAAAGTAATCTACGACCGGGCCGGTTCCTCAATCGCGACCGCTTCACCGGAGGATTTTGACTGGAAGACTATTTTTGACGGCGCCGACTGGTTCCATTTCACAGGTATCACCCCCGCCCTGAACGATCAGGTAGCCGGTATCTGCCTGGATGCCTGTAAGGCGGCAAAAGAAGCAGGCCTGACCATTTCCTGCGACCTGAATTACCGGAACAAATTATGGTCCAAAGAAAAAGCCGGCCAGGTCATGGGCAAACTCTGTGAATACGTCGACGTATGTATCGCCAACGAGGAGGACGCCGCCGATGTATTCGGCATCAAAGCAGCCGGCACAGACGTGACCGCAGGCGCCGTCAACCACGAAGGCTACAAGGACGTCGCCCGCCAGTTGGCAGAACGTTTCGGCTTTTCCAGAGTAGCCATCACTCTCCGGGAATCCCTGTCGGCCAATGACAACAACTGGTCAGCTATGTTATACGATGGAACAGGTTATTATTTCAGCAAAAAATATAAAATGCATATCGTCGACCGCGTAGGCGGCGGCGACAGCTTCGGCGGCGGATTAATCTGCGCCTCACTGAACAATTACGAGCCCCAGGCAGCCATTGAATTCGCGGTTGCTGCATCCTGTCTGAAACACACCATCGAAGGGGACATGAACATGGTTTCCATGGACGAGGTATTGAGGCTGGCAGGCGGAGACGGTTCCGGCCGTGTCCAGAGATAA
- a CDS encoding bifunctional 4-hydroxy-2-oxoglutarate aldolase/2-dehydro-3-deoxy-phosphogluconate aldolase: MNQTLEKLQQIGIIPVVVLEDAKDAAPLAQALCDGGLACAEVTFRTAAAEESIRIMSEQFPDMLIGAGTVLTTEQVDRAVAAGAKFIVSPGLNPKVVKYCTENGILITPGCSNPSDIELALDNGLDVVKFFPAEPSGGLNMIKALAAPYTSVKFIPTGGINATNVRDYLAYGRILACGGSWMVKNDLIKAGDYARITALAKEAAEIVKESRGK; encoded by the coding sequence ATGAATCAAACTTTAGAAAAACTTCAGCAGATCGGAATTATACCAGTAGTCGTTCTGGAGGACGCGAAGGATGCCGCGCCGCTGGCACAGGCCCTGTGTGACGGAGGGCTGGCCTGCGCTGAGGTCACCTTCCGCACGGCGGCAGCCGAAGAATCTATCCGCATCATGTCTGAGCAGTTTCCAGATATGCTGATCGGAGCGGGAACAGTCCTGACCACAGAGCAGGTAGACCGCGCCGTGGCCGCCGGGGCGAAATTCATCGTCAGCCCCGGACTCAATCCGAAGGTTGTTAAATATTGTACGGAAAATGGCATTCTGATCACTCCCGGCTGCTCCAATCCCAGCGACATCGAGCTGGCCCTGGACAACGGACTGGACGTGGTGAAATTTTTCCCGGCGGAACCCAGCGGCGGCCTGAACATGATTAAGGCTCTCGCCGCTCCTTATACGTCCGTGAAGTTCATCCCCACCGGTGGCATCAATGCCACGAACGTCAGAGATTACCTGGCCTATGGCCGCATCCTGGCCTGCGGAGGCAGCTGGATGGTGAAAAACGACCTGATTAAGGCAGGCGACTACGCCCGAATTACAGCCCTTGCAAAGGAAGCAGCGGAAATTGTAAAAGAAAGCAGAGGTAAATAA
- a CDS encoding DUF5688 family protein, producing the protein MHKSDITVYFRHCDCTRTYIEEISSIPVTVSLMNEWGVSVEQIQADAMVADRKRGVTLMDMNEIIKSMIFGEEPENLLNEKMDMEAMENPMFCLTNKAKMNGASLLLQEDIRKQIGECLGSDYFVIPSSVHEVLILPDNGIFQVPELNAMVQEVNETQVERQEQLSDKVQFCDKKTAVMENAERREARLEKEKAAEKAEVKGGIHGRLEKAKAEIKAKEADKVPKNKSKDLATAL; encoded by the coding sequence GTGCATAAGTCCGATATAACTGTCTATTTCCGGCACTGTGATTGCACGAGGACTTACATCGAGGAGATCAGCAGTATTCCGGTAACTGTCTCTCTGATGAACGAGTGGGGAGTATCTGTCGAACAGATTCAAGCGGATGCGATGGTGGCAGACCGAAAACGTGGTGTCACACTTATGGATATGAATGAGATTATCAAATCTATGATTTTTGGTGAAGAACCAGAAAACCTGCTGAATGAAAAAATGGATATGGAAGCCATGGAAAACCCAATGTTCTGTCTGACAAACAAAGCTAAGATGAATGGAGCGTCCCTGTTACTGCAGGAAGATATTCGTAAACAGATTGGGGAATGCCTGGGAAGTGATTACTTTGTCATCCCATCTTCCGTTCATGAAGTGTTGATTCTCCCTGATAACGGAATTTTTCAGGTTCCAGAATTAAATGCGATGGTACAAGAAGTCAATGAGACACAGGTGGAAAGACAGGAACAGCTTTCTGATAAGGTTCAGTTCTGTGATAAAAAGACCGCAGTAATGGAAAATGCTGAGCGCAGGGAAGCACGTCTGGAAAAAGAAAAAGCAGCTGAAAAAGCAGAAGTAAAAGGTGGAATCCATGGAAGATTGGAGAAAGCTAAGGCAGAAATCAAGGCAAAAGAGGCAGACAAAGTGCCAAAGAATAAGTCAAAAGATCTTGCCACAGCATTATAA
- the guaA gene encoding glutamine-hydrolyzing GMP synthase has translation MNREMIIVLDFGGQYNQLIARRVRECNVYAEVHPYTLSLDKIREMNPRGIIFTGGPNSVYGEESPRCSREIFEMGIPILGICYGSQLMAHMMGGAVSTAPVSEYGKTEVEVDSSSVIFEGVSPKTICWMSHTDYIAKAPDGFQISAVTPVCPVAAMELPEKKLYATQFHPEVMHTQEGMKMLSNFVYKVCGCKGEWQMASFVETSVRELKEKIGGGKVLCALSGGVDSSVAAVLLSKAVGRQLTCVFVDHGLLRKNEGDEVEAVFGPEGPYDLNFIRVNAQERFYSKLKGVTEPEKKRKIIGEEFIRVFEEEAKKIGAVDFLVQGTIYPDVIESGLGKSATIKSHHNVGGLPDYVDFKEIVEPLRLLFKDEVRKAGRELGIPEYLVSRQPFPGPGLGIRIIGEVTAEKVRMVQEADFIYREEIVKAGCDKGLGQYFAALTNMRSVGVMGDERTYDYAIALRGVNTSDFMTAEAAQIPWEVLNRCMTRIINEVKGVNRVMYDLTSKPPGTIEFE, from the coding sequence GTGAACAGAGAAATGATCATCGTTCTGGATTTCGGTGGCCAGTATAATCAGCTGATTGCCCGCCGTGTCCGGGAATGCAATGTTTATGCAGAAGTGCATCCATATACCCTTTCGCTGGACAAGATCAGGGAAATGAATCCCAGAGGCATCATATTCACCGGCGGCCCCAATAGTGTGTATGGGGAAGAATCGCCCAGATGCAGCAGGGAAATCTTTGAAATGGGGATACCAATTCTGGGCATCTGCTATGGTTCCCAGCTGATGGCCCATATGATGGGCGGGGCAGTCTCGACTGCCCCGGTCAGCGAGTACGGGAAGACAGAGGTGGAGGTGGATTCTTCATCTGTGATCTTTGAAGGAGTGTCGCCGAAGACTATCTGCTGGATGAGCCATACGGATTATATCGCCAAAGCTCCGGACGGCTTTCAGATATCTGCAGTCACTCCGGTCTGTCCGGTAGCGGCCATGGAACTTCCGGAGAAAAAGCTTTATGCGACCCAGTTCCATCCAGAGGTAATGCACACACAGGAAGGTATGAAAATGCTTTCCAATTTCGTGTACAAGGTCTGTGGCTGCAAGGGAGAATGGCAGATGGCTTCCTTTGTGGAGACCTCCGTCCGGGAGCTGAAAGAGAAAATCGGCGGCGGGAAGGTACTGTGCGCGTTATCGGGCGGAGTGGATTCATCGGTGGCGGCGGTGCTGCTGTCGAAGGCGGTCGGCAGGCAACTGACCTGCGTGTTCGTAGATCACGGGCTGCTGAGGAAAAATGAAGGCGATGAGGTGGAAGCTGTGTTTGGCCCTGAAGGGCCGTATGATTTGAATTTTATCCGGGTGAACGCTCAGGAACGGTTCTATTCTAAATTAAAAGGCGTGACGGAGCCGGAGAAAAAGCGTAAGATTATCGGTGAGGAATTCATCCGGGTCTTTGAGGAAGAGGCGAAAAAGATCGGAGCGGTGGACTTCCTGGTGCAGGGAACCATTTATCCGGATGTGATTGAGTCCGGCCTCGGAAAATCAGCGACGATTAAATCCCATCATAACGTGGGCGGATTGCCGGACTATGTAGATTTTAAAGAAATTGTTGAGCCTTTGCGGCTTCTGTTTAAGGACGAAGTGCGGAAAGCGGGACGTGAACTGGGAATCCCGGAATATCTCGTCAGCCGCCAGCCTTTCCCGGGGCCGGGACTTGGAATCAGGATCATCGGTGAGGTGACGGCAGAGAAAGTGCGCATGGTGCAGGAGGCAGACTTCATATACCGGGAAGAGATTGTGAAGGCAGGCTGTGACAAAGGCCTGGGACAGTATTTCGCAGCGTTGACGAATATGCGGTCGGTGGGAGTCATGGGGGATGAGAGAACCTATGATTATGCCATCGCGCTTCGGGGGGTGAATACCAGTGATTTCATGACGGCGGAAGCGGCGCAGATACCGTGGGAGGTGCTGAACAGGTGCATGACCAGGATCATCAATGAAGTTAAAGGTGTGAACCGGGTTATGTATGATCTGACTAGTAAGCCGCCGGGAACGATTGAGTTTGAGTGA
- a CDS encoding IclR family transcriptional regulator, which translates to MEGKNPIQVADRLFQALELLADQGPLGLMELSTALKLNKSTAHRIVSSLQYMGYVKQNSDNAKYELTFKIVDLSSKVMRKVDVVNIVRPYLRRLMELSGETVHFVERDGTDAVYIDKVECYRNSVQMVSRIGSRIPLYRSGVGKAMAAAMNLEEVEELWNNSEIVRVTPYTITNYDELLHELGEIRQRGYALDNEENEPGVRCVAAALDQAGGGVKYAFSISAPVNRMDNDRVRELAGYVLDTKEQMSREFR; encoded by the coding sequence ATGGAAGGAAAGAATCCAATACAGGTAGCGGACCGGTTGTTTCAGGCCCTGGAACTTCTGGCAGACCAGGGCCCCCTTGGGCTGATGGAGCTGAGCACGGCGCTGAAGCTGAATAAGAGCACTGCGCACCGGATAGTCAGCTCCCTGCAATACATGGGTTACGTGAAGCAGAACAGTGATAACGCTAAATATGAGCTGACTTTTAAAATCGTTGACCTGTCGAGCAAAGTCATGAGGAAAGTGGATGTGGTGAATATTGTGCGGCCTTACCTGAGAAGACTCATGGAGCTGTCAGGTGAGACGGTGCATTTTGTCGAGCGGGACGGAACGGATGCGGTTTATATCGATAAGGTGGAATGTTACCGGAATTCCGTACAGATGGTTTCCAGGATCGGGAGCAGGATTCCTCTTTACCGCTCCGGAGTGGGTAAAGCCATGGCCGCCGCCATGAACTTAGAAGAGGTAGAGGAGCTGTGGAACAACAGTGAAATCGTGCGGGTGACTCCCTATACGATTACGAATTACGACGAGCTCCTGCATGAGCTTGGCGAAATCCGGCAGAGGGGTTATGCGCTGGATAACGAGGAGAATGAGCCGGGAGTACGCTGCGTCGCGGCTGCGCTGGATCAGGCTGGAGGAGGAGTAAAATACGCCTTTAGTATCTCTGCTCCGGTGAACCGGATGGATAACGACCGGGTGCGGGAGCTGGCCGGATATGTGCTGGATACAAAGGAGCAGATGAGCCGGGAATTCCGCTAG